The following are encoded together in the Vicia villosa cultivar HV-30 ecotype Madison, WI unplaced genomic scaffold, Vvil1.0 ctg.001063F_1_1, whole genome shotgun sequence genome:
- the LOC131633039 gene encoding uncharacterized protein LOC131633039: MSSEEDEEDEEDDGAIFDELDLGTDAGIDWTTILPTVLTQNPSSMDVTSDNDSCDSDVLRTPPDSDAEDVIKEYPTFKKCTKFELGMMFKDKDQIKDAIKEFAMEKNKSLVIKKNDKSRVVVKCIKGCPFHIRFCKRSTNQFWQVVSFVDQHTCHRTAKNRQATTQWLAHKFVDTLRQTPEMKSKGLVAEGLQRWAVKLSSHQAYRAKRKAIELIQGADREQFNHLRSYAEELLRSNPNSTVIIKSVDSAAGPVFERIYVCLEACKAAFTTTCRTLIGLDACFLKGEYGGQLIGVVGKDGNNKIYPIAYAVVEAETTDSWQWFLKLLLDDLNFVQQMDYGFISDQHKGLVPAILETSQHVEHRLCVKHLYGNWRKKYPGIIMKEALWRATRATTVPRWQRSMNHMKELNPKAWKDMMDVPAASWSRSYFKTNTQCDLQVNNMCEAFNRAILEYRDKPIISLLEGIKHYITVRISTQKEKLGRCKGVISPNIQKVLERIKRETEGWIATWHADDNFAIFGVSNGVETYPVNLLQKKCGCRRWDLTGIPCCHAISCIWFAKKEPEEFVSPFYRKSTVLATYIHIIMPTNGPQLWPVNVAHPINPPFMRRSIGRPKKNLNKANNEPRTRNTLPRSLQIVKCKKCGSFGHNKQTCKGKRVAEREIPKGGNKKAKKGVDKSLKVGAQTIIEGGSQAPPPTQE; encoded by the exons ATGAGCAGTGAGGAAGATGAGGAAGACGAGGAAGATGATGGAGCTATTTTTGATGAGTTGGATTTAGGTACTGATGCTGGAATTGATTGGACGACAATTCTCCCTACGGTTCTAACACAAAACCCTTCAAGTATGGATGTCACTTCTGATAATGACAGTTGTGATTCAGACGTGCTTCGTACTCCACCGGATAGTGATGCCGAAGATGTGATAAAGGAGTATCCAACTTTTAAGAAATGTACAAAATTTGAATTAGGGATGATGTTCAAGGATAAAGATCAAATCAAAGATGCCATCAAGGAGTTCGCAATGGAGAAAAACAAGAGTCTGGTGATCAAGAAAAATGACAAGAGTAGAGTTGTTGTCAAATGTATTAAAGGATGTCCATTTCATATTAGGTTTTGCAAGAGGTCTACCAACCAATTTTGGCAAGTTGTTAGCTTCGTTGATCAACATACTTGTCATAGGACAGCCAAGAATAGACAAGCGACAACACAATGGTTAGCTCACAAATTTGTTGATACTTTAAGGCAAACTCCTGAAATGAAAAGTAAAGGCCTGGTTGCAGAAGGTCTTCAAAGGTGGGCCGTAAAGTTGTCAAGCCATCAAGCATATAGAGCCAAGAGGAAGGCAATAGAATTGATTCAAGGTGCTGATCGCGAACAGTTTAACCATCTAAGGAGTTATGCCGAGGAGTTGTTAAGGTCAAATCCAAACTCTACTGTTATCATTAAGTCTGTAGATTCAGCTGCAGGTCCTGTATTTGAAAGAATATATGTATGCTTAGAAGCATGTAAGGCAGCGTTTACAACTACGTGTAGAACTTTAATTGGATTAGATGCCTGTTTTCTAAAAGGGGAATATGGAGGTCAGTTAATAGGTGTTGTTGGTAAGGATGGAAATAACAAGATTTATCCAATTGCTTATGCCGTCGTTGAAGCTGAAACGACGGACTCTTGGCAATGGTTTCTGAAGTTATTACTTGATGACTTAAATTTCGTGCAACAAATGGATTATGGGTTTATATCTGATCAACATAAG GGTTTGGTACCGGCTATTCTAGAGACAAGCCAACATGTTGAACATCGGCTGTGCGTTAAACACTTGTATGGCAATTGGAGGAAGAAATATCCTGGGATAATAATGAAGGAAGCGCTATGGAGGGCAACTCGGGCCACAACAGTACCTAGATGGCAAAGATCAATGAATCACATGAAAGAGCTCAATCCTAAAGCTTGGAAAGACATGATGGATGTGCCTGCAGCAAGTTGGAGTAGGtcttacttcaagacaaacacacAATGCGATTTGCAAGTCAACAACATGTGCGAAGCTTTTAATCGAGCAATATTGGAGTATAGGGACAAGCCGATCATTTCATTGCTAGAAGGAATCAAACATTACATAACAGTTAGAATTTCTACTCAAAAGGAGAAATTAGGTAGATGCAAAGGTGTAATCAGTCCTAACATTCAAAAAGTGTTGGAAAGAATAAAGAGGGAGACTGAAGGCTGGATTGCGACATGGCATGCAGATGATAACTTTGCTATATTTGGGGTTTCAAACGGTGTCGAGACATATCCTGTTAATTTGTTGCAAAAGAAGTGTGGTTGTAGGAGATGGGACTTAACCGGAATCCCCTGTTGTCATGCTATCTCATGCATATGGTTTGCCAAGAAAGAACCCGAAGAATTTGTTTCACCATTTTATAG GAAATCTACTGTGTTGGCTACCTATATCCATATCATTATGCCAACCAATGGCCCTCAACTATGGCCGGTGAATGTTGCTCACCCAATCAACCCTCCATTCATGAGGAGATCTATCGGTCGTCCAAAAAAGAATCTCAACAAGGCAAACAATGAACCGAGAACAAGAAATACGCTGCCTAGAAGTCTACAAATTGTCAAGTGCAAGAAATGTGGTAGCTTTGGCCATAACAAACAAACGTGTAAAGGGAAGAGAGTCGCAGAGAGAGAGATTCCTAAAGGTGGAaacaaaaaagcaaaaaaagGTGTTGACAAGTCTTTGAAAGTGGGTGCACAAACAATTATCGAAGGAGGATCACAAGCTCCACCACCAACACAAGAATAA